CATGGGGGTGTCCTTGGAAAAGGGAAAACAAGGCCAAACAGAAAAGGAGGACCGACCCGGGCGCCACTGGCAGATGGCGCACGGGTTGGTCCTTGGGAACGCGAATCGTCGGCCTAGCCGCGAAGCCTTGTGACCGGCCGGGTCAGCATGGCCAGGAAGGCCTGGCGCGACATGGGACCGGGGACCTGGCGCTCTTTGCGTTCGGCATACTCATAGTAGAGGTTGCGCGGTTCGGTGATGAGATAGATGACGCTTAAGTACTCCTCGTCGAGGAGTTGGGCCTCGGGATGCGTCTTCTTGACTTTTTCCAGGCTCCGGTGGGCCAGGGCCAACATGTCGGCCCGCTCGCCGATGTTCATGGAGCCGGTGCAGCAGGTTTTGACGCAGGCCGGCTTCATGCCGGCGCGCTGGCGGTCGATGCACCAGTCGCATTTGCTGAGCATTCCCGTGGCTTCGCTGCGCACCGGGATGGCGTAGGGGCACACATCGCGCACTTCCCGGGCCTGGTCGATGGTCAGCTGTTTGGTCTTGTCGGTATAGAGCACGGCTCCGGTGGCCTCATCCTGGATGATGGCCCCGGGGACGTAGGCATCGGCCGCGTCCTTGCAGGGCGGGACGATGCAATGCCGGCACTGGTCCGGGAAAAAAAGCCATTTGATCTTGCCGTCGATCTTGTGCTCGTTAAAACGCACGATCTTGTAGTTATACGGCGTGAAATCCGGCGGATTCTGGTGTGTTCCGCGTTGCAGCGTGGGCACGGCTTGATGCTCGTGCCATTCCTTGCAGGCCACCTGGCAGCCGCGGCAGGCCGTGCAACGTGATGTATCAATGAAAAACGCCTTGGGCATGGCGGATTCCCCTTCTTATAGTGCGGCCGGGACCTGGACGGTCCCGGCCGCAATGGTCGTTAGCGTTGCAGCTCCGTCACCTTGTCGGCCTTGCGCAGATTGCACAGGCAGGCCTTGTACTCGGGAATACGCGTGTTGGGGTCGGCCACCGAAACCGTCAGGCGGTTGGTGGCGTCGCCACAGCCCGGCGTGGTCCAGCCGAAGCAAAACGGCATCCCGATAAGATGAAGGGTCTTTCCCTGCACCAGAAGCGGCGTCATGCGCACCGTGACCATGGCCACGGCCTCGACCTTGCCCCGCAGGGTCTCGATGATGACCACGTCACCATTCTTGACGCCTTTGTCCT
This DNA window, taken from Desulfovibrio sp. TomC, encodes the following:
- a CDS encoding 4Fe-4S dicluster domain-containing protein, which codes for MPKAFFIDTSRCTACRGCQVACKEWHEHQAVPTLQRGTHQNPPDFTPYNYKIVRFNEHKIDGKIKWLFFPDQCRHCIVPPCKDAADAYVPGAIIQDEATGAVLYTDKTKQLTIDQAREVRDVCPYAIPVRSEATGMLSKCDWCIDRQRAGMKPACVKTCCTGSMNIGERADMLALAHRSLEKVKKTHPEAQLLDEEYLSVIYLITEPRNLYYEYAERKERQVPGPMSRQAFLAMLTRPVTRLRG